In a single window of the Spartobacteria bacterium genome:
- a CDS encoding KTSC domain-containing protein — translation MSKMKKTWISIAGMAGLVLFAAGCTTIQQSQQQAPAQPVEVVEEAVVSTGYQPIQSDNIYSAKYDEATQVLTIVFFEDGVYDYEAVPKQAYDAFIQADDKDGYFEQEIKDVYTGTKFSMD, via the coding sequence ATGAGCAAAATGAAGAAAACATGGATATCAATAGCAGGAATGGCGGGCTTAGTGCTTTTCGCCGCAGGTTGTACAACCATTCAGCAGTCGCAGCAGCAGGCTCCCGCGCAGCCGGTAGAAGTCGTTGAAGAGGCGGTTGTCTCCACGGGATACCAACCCATTCAATCGGATAATATTTATAGCGCCAAATACGATGAAGCAACGCAGGTGTTGACCATTGTTTTCTTTGAAGACGGTGTTTACGATTATGAAGCCGTTCCGAAACAGGCCTATGACGCGTTCATCCAGGCGGATGATAAAGACGGTTACTTCGAACAGGAAATCAAAGACGTGTATACCGGCACCAAATTCTCCATGGATTAA
- the mtaB gene encoding tRNA (N(6)-L-threonylcarbamoyladenosine(37)-C(2))-methylthiotransferase MtaB yields MAVYTMTIDTFMHNSYSIKVLGCKVNQSEAMSFHHLLHSFGYHKADRNESASMIIVHTCAVTAKAASKSMQAVRSLRRKHPDALLVVTGCALAAPDFHRESLPRCCYIPAGPDLVSSFEQVVEQHAGEQHILRPACRAPLKNERTRVFLKIQDGCNIRCTYCIVPDLRGDPRDKPLSDILSEARDIIASGCPEVVIAGISVGLYGGGGSVDLAQVIHQLLRLPGMRRLRLSSLHPQEISEALLAACCDARVMPHFHLSLQSGSNPILEKMKRGYMAEDYLRAVAMIRQIIPEPALTTDVIVGFPGETEACFEETMAFCRKVGFSKIHAFPYSSRPGTPAASMPDQVSQEDKQARMYRFQEMADDLRRRYMAHFIGRDVEMLVEQYLPSTGCCHGHTNHYLPITFSGDKRCMSRVCRVHVDGANHDGLTGTMRG; encoded by the coding sequence ATGGCCGTTTATACCATGACAATCGATACCTTTATGCATAATTCCTATTCTATCAAAGTGCTGGGATGCAAAGTGAATCAGTCGGAAGCGATGTCCTTTCATCATCTTTTACATTCCTTTGGCTACCATAAAGCGGACAGGAACGAATCGGCATCGATGATCATCGTGCATACCTGCGCGGTGACGGCTAAAGCGGCATCGAAATCCATGCAGGCCGTTCGAAGTCTGCGTCGTAAACATCCCGATGCCCTGCTGGTGGTCACAGGCTGTGCGCTGGCAGCACCGGATTTTCATCGCGAATCGCTTCCCCGCTGTTGTTACATTCCGGCGGGGCCGGACCTGGTTTCTTCCTTTGAACAGGTGGTGGAACAGCATGCCGGAGAACAGCACATTCTGCGCCCGGCCTGTCGCGCGCCGTTGAAAAATGAGCGCACGAGAGTTTTCCTTAAAATCCAGGATGGCTGTAATATACGCTGCACCTACTGCATTGTTCCCGATTTGCGCGGCGACCCAAGGGATAAACCGCTGTCCGATATTTTGTCAGAGGCGAGGGATATTATTGCCTCCGGTTGTCCTGAAGTGGTGATTGCCGGGATCTCTGTGGGACTGTATGGCGGCGGCGGATCAGTGGATTTGGCGCAGGTTATCCATCAGCTGCTGCGTCTGCCGGGTATGCGCCGACTGCGATTATCCAGTCTGCATCCGCAGGAAATCAGCGAGGCACTGCTTGCAGCATGTTGTGATGCACGGGTTATGCCGCACTTTCACCTCTCTCTGCAATCAGGTTCCAATCCCATTTTAGAAAAAATGAAACGCGGGTATATGGCGGAAGACTATCTGCGCGCGGTGGCGATGATTCGGCAGATTATCCCGGAGCCGGCACTGACCACCGATGTAATTGTCGGTTTCCCCGGTGAAACCGAGGCCTGTTTTGAAGAAACCATGGCCTTCTGCCGCAAGGTTGGATTCTCAAAAATTCATGCCTTTCCCTATTCATCCCGGCCCGGAACGCCAGCCGCATCCATGCCGGATCAGGTTTCACAGGAAGACAAACAGGCGCGGATGTATCGGTTTCAGGAAATGGCCGACGATCTGCGCAGGCGCTATATGGCCCATTTCATCGGTCGTGATGTCGAGATGCTGGTGGAGCAGTATCTGCCATCTACAGGATGCTGTCATGGGCATACCAATCACTATCTGCCCATCACATTTAGCGGTGACAAACGCTGCATGTCACGTGTCTGCCGCGTGCATGTGGATGGTGCGAATCATGACGGACTGACCGGCACGATGCGCGGCTAA